In Cicer arietinum cultivar CDC Frontier isolate Library 1 chromosome 1, Cicar.CDCFrontier_v2.0, whole genome shotgun sequence, one DNA window encodes the following:
- the LOC101508387 gene encoding early nodulin-16-like, which yields MASIILRSNEVVHAFVLLCLLVLMHKGDAYEFVVGGQKGWSVPSDPNGNPYNQWAEKSRFQVGDSLVFNYHSGQDSVIQVNSQQDYDSCNTDASSDKFSDGHTVIKLSQSGPHFFISGNKNSCLKNEKLLVIVLSDRTNRNSNTNQTTTSPSPSPSPSVSVFVSPSPSPLSSHSSDALAPSLPPSQLEGSSPPPPQIEGSSPPPVTEVTNPTPTPAPVTEPPPPNAASSILVSFVGSVGALMVSALVVSK from the exons ATGGCTAGTATTATTTTAAGGTCTAATGAAGTAGTTCATGCTTTTGTCTTGTTATGTCTCTTGGTGTTGATGCACAAAGGTGATGCCTATGAATTTGTAGTTGGAGGACAAAAGGGATGGAGTGTTCCAAGTGACCCTAATGGCAACCCTTATAATCAATGGGCAGAAAAGAGCAGATTTCAAGTAGGAGACTCCCTAG TGTTCAATTACCATTCAGGTCAAGACTCAGTAATTCAAGTAAATAGCCAACAAGACTATGATAGTTGCAACACTGATGCATCTTCTGATAAATTCTCTGATGGCCACACAGTAATAAAACTCAGTCAATCAGGGCCTCATTTCTTCATTAGTGGAAACAAAAATAGCTGTCTCAAGAATGAGAAGCTATTGGTGATTGTGCTTTCTGACAGAACCAACAGAAACTCAAACACCAACCAAACAACAACTTCACCTTCTCCTTCTCCTTCTCCTTCTGTTTCTGTTTTTGTTTCTCCTTCTCCTTCTCCTTTATCTTCACATTCATCAGATGCATTAGCTCCTTCACTACCACCTTCTCAGCTAGAAGGTTCATCCCCACCACCTCCTCAGATAGAGGGTTCATCTCCACCACCAGTGACTGAGGTAACAAATCCAACTCCAACTCCAGCTCCTGTTACAGAACCTCCTCCTCCTAATGCTGcttcttcaatcttggtcagcTTTGTTGGTTCTGTTGGAGCACTCATGGTTTCAGCTCTGGTTGTTTCCAAGTAA